A stretch of DNA from Peptococcus niger:
ACAATGTCCCAAGAAGGCAAGCCGCGGGCAGCATCAATTTCTACCGAAACCGTATATACATCCAAACCAGTGTAGCAAGCACTTTTCAGTTGGGCAAGCATGAAGCACCTCCTATGGCATCGTTAAGTGGTCTGTCCATAACCCGGCCGTCACTGCGTGCATCATCCGG
This window harbors:
- a CDS encoding magnesium chelatase domain-containing protein, whose protein sequence is MLAQLKSACYTGLDVYTVSVEIDAARGLPSWDIVGLPDIAVRESKERVHTA